A genomic region of Zea mays cultivar B73 chromosome 6, Zm-B73-REFERENCE-NAM-5.0, whole genome shotgun sequence contains the following coding sequences:
- the LOC100285881 gene encoding polygalacturonase precursor: MPLRLAALLLLATTATWTAGVTAAAAGRVFNVSDFGAVADGRTDDSEAFLRAWTEACATPGRPAVVVPRGDYLLHPLVFRGPCRGYVEVHVGGVLRAPPGLAAFRGCREWVHFSSIDGLLVTGGGTFDGRGATAWPLNECPQKRDCRLLPTSIKLGLVRNATITGVTSLDSKFFHVAVVGSQDVRIHGVSIRAPRSSPNTDGVHIQGSSNVRVTDSAVATGDDCVSVGPGSSDVLVSGVACGPGHGISVGSLGRYPGEGDVRRLRVANCTVAGTSNGVRIKTWRGGSWPPTAVAGLVFEDIVMRKVRNPIIIDQEYCPYPSCRESEQRPSAVRISDVKFRNIRGESATKVAVKLSCSEASPCRELELRDIDLRYVKRGVATQSRCAHVAGGVVGGTLVPPSCI; this comes from the exons ATGCCACTGCGTTTAGCCGCTCTGCTTCTCCTGGCTACTACGGCGACGTGGACCGCAGGGGTCACCGCCGCTGCCGCCGGCCGCGTCTTCAATGTGTCGGACTTCGGCGCGGTCGCGGACGGGCGCACGGACGACTCCGAGGCCTTCCTGAGGGCGTGGACGGAGGCGTGCGCGACGCCGGGGAGGCCGGCGGTCGTGGTCCCCAGGGGCGACTACCTGCTCCACCCGCTGGTGTTCCGGGGCCCGTGCAGGGGCTACGTGGAGGTCCACGTCGGTGGCGTCCTCCGCGCGCCGCCGGGGCTCGCCGCCTTCCGTGGCTGCCGCGAGTGGGTCCACTTCTCCAGCATCGACGGGCTGCTGGTCACCGGCGGCGGCACGTTCGATGGCCGCGGCGCCACCGCGTGGCCGCTCAATGAGTGCCCGCAGAAGCGCGACTGCAGGCTTCTCCCAACC TCCATCAAGCTCGGGCTGGTGAGGAACGCGACCATCACGGGCGTGACGTCGCTGGACAGCAAGTTCTTCCACGTGGCCGTGGTGGGCAGCCAGGACGTGCGCATCCACGGCGTCAGCATCCGCGCGCCGCGCAGCAGCCCGAACACGGACGGCGTGCACATCCAGGGCTCGTCGAACGTGCGCGTGACGGACTCGGCCGTGGCCACGGGCGACGATTGCGTGTCCGTGGGGCCGGGCAGCTCGGACGTGCTGGTGTCCGGAGTGGCGTGCGGCCCGGGCCACGGCATCAGCGTGGGCAGCCTGGGCCGGTACCCCGGCGAGGGGGACGTGCGGCGGCTGCGCGTGGCCAACTGCACCGTCGCCGGCACGTCCAACGGCGTGCGCATCAAGACGTGGCGCGGCGGGTCGTGGCCGCCCACGGCCGTGGCCGGGCTCGTCTTCGAGGACATCGTCATGAGGAAGGTCCGCAACCCCATCATCATCGACCAGGAGTACTGCCCCTACCCGTCCTGCCGCGAGTCG GAGCAGCGGCCGTCGGCGGTGAGGATAAGCGACGTCAAGTTCAGGAACATCCGGGGCGAGTCGGCGACCAAGGTGGCCGTGAAGCTGTCGTGCAGCGAGGCCAGCCCGTGCCGGGAGCTGGAGCTTAGGGACATCGACCTGCGCTACGTCAAGCGCGGGGTCGCCACGCAGTCGCGCTGCGCGCACGTCGCCGGCGGTGTGGTCGGCGGCACGCTGGTCCCTCCCTCTTGCATATGA